The following are encoded together in the Tursiops truncatus isolate mTurTru1 chromosome 10, mTurTru1.mat.Y, whole genome shotgun sequence genome:
- the PRSS45P gene encoding LOW QUALITY PROTEIN: serine protease 45 (The sequence of the model RefSeq protein was modified relative to this genomic sequence to represent the inferred CDS: substituted 1 base at 1 genomic stop codon) codes for MAASLTCLSAGPAASRPSGWSCHLLVLMLLNSGYKGDNTKPACGKPWWPKNLDVTRHWPWEVSLRVENEHVCGGALIDLDWVVTAAHCIQGTKEYSVILDTFKLKPTDSTRALLIPVRDLITHPKYWGXNFIAGDVALLQLHTPVVVSKYVQPICLPEPNYNLKVGTQCWVTGWGQVKQCFSANSTLTPALREAEVFIMDNKICDRIYRKKSLIPRVVPLVLGDMICATNYGENLCYVSFWEVLAALLRLG; via the exons ATGGCCGCATCGTTGACCTGCCTCAGCGCTGGGCCTGCAGCCTCAAGACCCTCGGGCTGGAGCTGCCACCTCCTGGTGCTGATGCTGCTGAACTCCG GTTACAAAGGAGACAACACCAAACCAG CTTGTGGCAAACCCTGGTGGCCGAAGAATTTGGACGTGACACGCCATTGGCCCTGGGAGGTGAGCCTTCGAGTGGAAAATGAGCATGTGTGTGGAGGAGCCCTCATTGATCTCGACTGGGTAGTGACTGCTGCCCACTGCATCCAAGG CACAAAAGAGTATTCAGTGATTCTCGACACCTTCAAGCTGAAGCCCACGGACTCCACGAGGGCCCTCTTGATCCCTGTGAGGGACCTCATTACGCACCCCAAGTACTGGGGCTAGAACTTCATCGCGGGTGATGTTGCCCTCCTCCAGCTTCACACTCCTGTCGTCGTCAGCAAGTACGTGCAGCCCATCTGCCTCCCGGAGCCCAACTACAACCTGAAGGTTGGGACGCAGTGCTGGGTGACTGGCTGGGGCCAGGTTAAACAGTGCTTCTCAG CCAACTCCACACTGACCCCAGCGTTGCGGGAGGCTGAGGTGTTTATCATGGACAACAAGATTTGTGACCGGATTTACCGCAAGAAGTCCCTCATCCCCCGCGTTGTCCCCCTTGTCCTGGGGGACATGATCTGTGCCACCAATTATGGAGAAAACTTGTGCTATGTGAGTTTCTGGGAGGTTCTGGCAGCTCTCCTTCGGTTGGGATGA
- the LOC117313723 gene encoding Purkinje cell protein 4-like protein 1 codes for MPWKELNTKTSPATNQAAGPEEKGRAGNAEKAEEEEEIDIDLTAPETEKAALAIQGKFQRFQKKKKDPSS; via the coding sequence ATGCCCTGGAAGGAGCTTAACACCAAAACATCCCCAGCAACCAACCAGGCAGCTGGCccagaggaaaaggggagagCTGGCAATGCCGAGAaggctgaggaggaggaggagattgACATTGATCTGACAGCACCAGAAACAGAGAAGGCTGCCCTTGCTATTCAGGGCAAGTTCCAGcgattccagaaaaagaaaaaggatcccAGTTCCTGA